The Flammeovirga agarivorans genome has a window encoding:
- a CDS encoding SRPBCC family protein translates to MQNKNMNQCRILTLITIAILTLPAFSQTKTDWKVQTSRDGNFLVKSKVYSVKSESDKKKFLEYEATTQFDLDFERCVHILKNVVNHKIIINEKESRLLDSISENKSLIYYFFEPTWPFKNSDCVAFMISSINSENEKATFQIEASPSSYRSLGVNRLTDYSMTFTIKKLISGKVEINTTAKISPTVNVPNFMLKAFFPKGPIDILKRINQLSKND, encoded by the coding sequence ATGCAGAATAAAAATATGAATCAATGCAGAATTTTAACTTTAATAACTATAGCCATTCTTACACTACCAGCTTTTTCTCAAACTAAAACTGATTGGAAAGTTCAAACTTCGAGAGATGGAAATTTTTTGGTAAAGAGTAAGGTATATTCTGTTAAAAGTGAATCAGATAAGAAAAAATTTCTTGAGTACGAAGCGACGACTCAATTCGATCTTGATTTTGAAAGGTGTGTACACATCCTAAAAAACGTAGTAAACCATAAAATAATAATCAATGAGAAAGAGAGTAGATTACTCGATTCTATTTCAGAAAATAAATCTCTGATCTACTATTTTTTTGAGCCCACTTGGCCATTTAAAAATTCGGACTGTGTAGCCTTTATGATTTCTAGTATAAATTCTGAAAATGAGAAAGCTACATTCCAAATAGAAGCAAGTCCTTCATCTTACAGATCGTTAGGGGTAAATCGTCTGACTGATTATAGCATGACTTTCACAATTAAAAAGCTTATTAGTGGTAAAGTCGAGATAAATACAACGGCAAAAATTTCACCTACTGTGAATGTCCCCAACTTTATGTTAAAAGCATTTTTTCCTAAAGGCCCTATAGATATACTAAAACGCATAAATCAACTGAGTAAAAATGATTGA
- a CDS encoding Crp/Fnr family transcriptional regulator, with the protein MRNLLVQYISKFIDLSQDEIDAMNQYIPIKTFKKGTVIIREGEVCDVCYFNLKGLVRQYRTIEGEEKTTFFYTEEQPLNTIKSVMEKSPSLYSLSCLEDTTLAIGTTEVEQDFFERFPQFETLGRLLTEQNNGKLLESFENFKLQSPEERYFDLLQKNPSLIQRVAQYHLASYLGMTPESLSRIRKRTASKP; encoded by the coding sequence ATGAGAAATTTACTTGTCCAATATATTTCAAAATTTATAGATCTAAGTCAAGATGAAATAGATGCTATGAACCAATACATCCCAATTAAAACATTTAAAAAAGGAACTGTAATCATTAGAGAAGGAGAAGTTTGTGACGTTTGTTATTTTAATTTAAAAGGTCTTGTAAGACAGTACAGGACAATAGAAGGTGAAGAAAAAACTACTTTTTTTTATACAGAGGAACAACCTCTGAATACCATAAAAAGCGTAATGGAAAAATCACCATCACTTTATTCCCTTTCCTGTTTAGAAGACACTACATTGGCAATCGGAACAACAGAAGTTGAACAAGACTTTTTTGAAAGATTCCCTCAATTTGAAACACTTGGAAGGTTGCTTACAGAGCAAAATAACGGTAAGCTTTTGGAGTCATTTGAGAATTTTAAACTACAAAGTCCAGAGGAACGATATTTCGATTTACTCCAAAAAAATCCATCGCTAATACAGCGGGTAGCACAATATCATCTAGCAAGTTATTTAGGGATGACGCCTGAGTCTTTGAGTAGAATTAGAAAAAGAACCGCTTCAAAGCCCTAA
- a CDS encoding energy transducer TonB — translation MRTIKTYFFIISLLFTCNILYGQDDQIFEEVAVPAEYEGGMGKFYKWAIQELKYPKDALESRVEGKVYVKFIIDEKGQVIDDSIEVVRGLNESCNNEAIRILSACSSWTPARTHKNKKKGYNVKQRMVLPIPFKLPNN, via the coding sequence ATGAGAACAATTAAAACTTACTTTTTTATCATTTCTCTTCTATTCACTTGTAATATTCTTTATGGACAAGATGATCAAATATTTGAAGAAGTTGCAGTACCTGCGGAATATGAAGGAGGTATGGGAAAGTTTTATAAATGGGCAATTCAAGAATTAAAGTATCCGAAAGATGCACTGGAATCAAGAGTAGAAGGAAAGGTTTATGTGAAATTTATTATAGATGAAAAAGGTCAAGTTATTGATGATTCAATAGAAGTAGTTAGGGGCTTAAATGAATCATGTAATAATGAGGCTATTAGAATATTATCAGCATGTTCATCATGGACTCCTGCTAGAACACATAAAAATAAAAAGAAAGGATATAATGTTAAACAAAGAATGGTTTTACCGATACCATTTAAGCTTCCTAACAATTAA
- a CDS encoding DUF4386 domain-containing protein, producing the protein MIEIVKNNSVKRRSRITGIFYLLVILFGSSSEYIRSIVIVEGNVSQTVANILSSELVFRLGVLSDFVMIVCYILLAVVLHSIFTKYNRTLSLLFLLFTLASSVLLCVSTFYQFSAILLLTNEFLAWSQLDLHTHVMFSLTKHLYMYLTAQIFFGLWLLPLGYLVWKSRKFPSIIGILLMLSCFGHLIEFLIYFINPEYKSLSYPGLMVAMIGEFSFCLWLLIKGIKND; encoded by the coding sequence ATGATTGAAATAGTAAAAAATAATTCCGTAAAGAGGAGATCTCGAATTACAGGTATTTTTTACCTACTTGTTATTCTATTTGGTAGTTCATCTGAATACATCCGTTCAATTGTAATTGTTGAAGGAAACGTAAGTCAAACGGTTGCAAACATCCTTAGTTCAGAACTTGTATTCAGATTAGGCGTCTTGAGTGATTTTGTTATGATTGTTTGCTACATCTTATTGGCTGTAGTACTTCATTCCATTTTCACAAAATATAATCGAACATTGTCATTATTGTTTTTACTGTTTACCCTAGCAAGTTCAGTTTTACTTTGTGTGAGTACATTTTACCAATTTTCTGCTATACTATTACTGACGAACGAATTTCTTGCTTGGAGTCAACTAGACCTGCATACACATGTGATGTTTTCACTGACAAAACATTTATATATGTATCTTACGGCTCAAATATTTTTTGGTTTATGGCTTCTTCCTTTAGGGTATTTGGTTTGGAAATCTAGGAAATTCCCGAGTATCATAGGTATTCTGCTGATGTTATCTTGTTTTGGACATCTAATTGAATTTTTGATCTATTTCATAAATCCGGAATATAAATCACTTTCGTATCCCGGGTTGATGGTTGCAATGATAGGAGAGTTTTCCTTTTGTTTATGGTTGTTGATAAAAGGAATTAAAAACGATTAG